In one Nicotiana tomentosiformis chromosome 6, ASM39032v3, whole genome shotgun sequence genomic region, the following are encoded:
- the LOC138893940 gene encoding uncharacterized protein produces MKSFIVKTDERLDAHGKTIKELDTGLLNLEKQVGQIENILAERIPDPTTVQKEVVPEKESEEKLKNEVDKKKKGKKGAEKKKKEETSRREEINESGNLPALPFPQKLYREKLDKQLERFLDMLKQEILKKKRKIEYTSVDKIKEHCSAIFQNKLPQKCGDPGSFTIPWSLGTLNFDKSLCDFGASISLMPLSIYKKLENEIGEIRSAPISLQLAEQITIIPEGIVEYVLVKVDKFVFPVNFIVVNMEENKEVPLILE; encoded by the exons atgaagtccttcattgtcaagacagatgagagattagatgctcatggtaaAACTATCAAAGAACTTGACACAGGGTTGCTAAACTTGGAGAAGCAAGTGGGGCaaattgaaaatatattggctgagagaatcccag atcccactacagtccaaaaagaggtggtacctgaaaaagaaagtgaggagaagctgaaaaatgaagttgataaaaagaagaaaggcaagaagggagctgagaaaaagaagaaggaggagacTTCGAGACGGGAGGAAATAAATGAGAGTGGGAACCTGCCTGCTCTACCGTTTccccaaaagctatatagagaaaagctggataaGCAGTTAGAGAGATTCCTGGATATGCTAAAACAG GAGATCCTcaaaaagaagaggaagatagaataTACCTCAGTGGACAAGATCAAAGAGCATTGTAGTGCAATCtttcaaaacaaactcccacaaaagtgtggagatccagggagttttactataccttggtcgttaggcactcttaattttgataagtctttgtgTGATTTCGGTGCCTCAATTagtttaatgcctttgtctatttacaagAAGCTGGagaatgagattggagagataaggtctgcaccaatatctttgcagctagcAGAGCAAATAACTatcatacccgaggggatagtggaataTGTCTTAGTTAAGGTAGATAAGTTTGTTTTTCCTGTAAATttcatagtggtgaatatggaggagaacaaagagGTCCCCCTTATCTTAGAATGA